From Brassica oleracea var. oleracea cultivar TO1000 chromosome C3, BOL, whole genome shotgun sequence, a single genomic window includes:
- the LOC106328719 gene encoding LOW QUALITY PROTEIN: serine/threonine-protein kinase ULK4-like (The sequence of the model RefSeq protein was modified relative to this genomic sequence to represent the inferred CDS: inserted 1 base in 1 codon) → MNQYHIYEAIGHGKCSTVYKGRKKKTIEYFACKSVDKSRKSKVLQEVRILHSLNHPNVLKFYAWYETSAHMWLVLEYCVGGDLRTLLQQDCKLPEDSVYGLAYDLVIALLFLHSRGITYCDLKPSNILLDENGHIKLCDFGLARKLDDITKSPSTGKRGTPYYMAPELYEDGGVHSFASDLWALGCVLYEFYTGRPPFVAREFTQLVKSIHSDPTPPLPENASRSFVNLIESLLIKDPAQRIQWADLCGHAFWKSKINLVQLPPQPAFDNMIGIYTKPCLSEHNGDRPCKTPPKSREKDPKGGSKHKENSTQGSRGHETPQKGTPVGSKTQTKLHSKATQEKHGGCPGANRQVNILRLSRIAKANLQKENEKENYRRPLPNSNENCAEVKIDNTDMELDFDEDNDEDGPDELEGNENTSGAQDERVLSHRRQGVRSNNVLDENSSANETPTSGTSGEARDCHEEQSEPIEVSAALPSASPQVKTHRGRDVSGINVHHDSSKSPNSLSDVVWHLSDLSVRPVMPSRKSDKEAVPSLSFEAPQPSDFGKMGKQELEPLNNRIITVLSGSSAGISEKQNLIRYLEALSSNADAANILTNGPIMLVLVKVLRLSKTPAFRVQIASLIGLLIRHSTAIEDELANSGILDSLTNGLRDKHEKVRRFSMAALGELMFYISTQNEHKDFKPTEFPSKETRSTSGWQVSGALISLVSSTLRKGEDDLTQLYALRTIENICSQGAYWATRFSSQDLISNLCYIYRAAGKQESMRQTAGSCLVRLSRFNPPCIQTVVEKLSLKEIASSFVKGSAREQQTCLNLLNMAMIGSHTCPSFGRHLVSLTEEKNLFPSLLSILEQGTEVLRGXKNSRRWLTNFFCNTRFLTVVDRLAKEKDTYVQQCLEAFVHVIASIIPGLLDTITSDIQQLMTGKRHAPVSPLNGRAAPKTNLHLFPVVLHLLESSSFKNKMVTQQILRQLANVTKFVEASFQGRDDFRITLLQVLECIAEDAPLVTQNADIIFREILPSLAAIYNGNKDGDARFLCLKIWFDTMTFLLTECTDIEQQTSEDLKSVSNSHFLPLYPALLQDEDPIPAYAQKLLLMLVEFDYIKISSILQQNTVSQCFEFLLGDLSSANVNNVKLCLALASAPEMETKLLSQLKVVRRIGNLLEFVNAKDMEDFLEPTLSLCRAFLLRSLGNKKGLRSNYTKEPTLLSEASFTFEVDPQECIRDIADFGSNIGLLLDLAASDDTSITVADIASECVVLLLKTASREAATGFLTNLPKITPILDSWRRRKSTETQVLVLTRILHCLGYACKQYLSHAMILSISGYDIYKINAIVSEIKNSDVAGLNIVASLVAVELQRLPR, encoded by the exons ATGAACCAGTACCACATATACGAAGCGATTGGGCATGGCAAATGCTCG ACTGTGTACAAAGGAAGGAAGAAGAAGACGATCGAGTATTTTGCCTGCAAGAGTGTCGACAAGTCGCGCAAGAGCAAGGTTCTTCAAGAG GTCAGGATCCTTCACTCGCTAAATCATCCAAATGTACTCAAGTTCTATGCGTG GTACGAAACTTCTGCTCACATGTGGTTAGTTCTGGAATACTGCGTTGGGGGTGATCTCAGGACGTTATTGCAGCAG GACTGTAAGCTGCCAGAAGATTCAGTCTATGGTCTTGCCTATGATCTTGTCATAGCCTTGCT GTTCTTACATTCGAGAGGAATTACATATTGTGATCTGAAACCTTCAAACATCTTACTTGATGAAAATGGACATATTAAG CTGTGCGATTTTGGGTTGGCAAGGAAGCTAGATGATATTACTAAATCTCCATCCACG GGAAAACGTGGAACTCCGTATTATATGGCTCCAGAACTATATGAAGATGGAGGGGTTCATTCTTTTGCTTCCGACCTATGGGCCCTTGGCTGTGTGTTATATGAATTTTACACTGGGAGACCTCCTTTTGTGGCAAGAGAGTTCACCCAGCTTGTGAAATCCATTCATTCAGATCCAACTCCTCCACTCCCTGAAAATGCAAGCCGTTCATTTGTCAATCTCATCGAGTCTCTTCTTATCAAAGACCCAGCTCAAAGAATACAGTGGGCAGATCTCTGTGGTCATGCATTTTGGAAGAGTAAGATAAATTTAGTACAGTTGCCTCCTCAGCCTGCTTTTGATAATATGATTGGCATATACACAAAGCCATGTCTTTCTGAGCATAACGGAGACAGACCATGCAAGACCCCTCCAAAGTCTCGGGAGAAAGATCCAAAAGGTGGTTCAAAGCACAAGGAAAACTCCACTCAAGGTTCAAGGGGCCATGAGACGCCACAAAAGGGTACTCCTGTTGGTTCAAAAACACAAACAAAGCTTCATAGTAAGGCAACTCAGGAAAAGCATGGAGGTTGTCCGGGTGCTAACCGACAGGTGAATATTCTAAGATTGTCCAGGATAGCAAAGGCAAATCTCCAAAAGGAAAATGAGAAGGAAAACTACAGGAGACCCTTACCTAATAGCAACGAGAACTGTGCTGAAGTGAAGATCGATAACACTGATATGGAACTTGATTTTGATGAAGACAATGATGAGGATGGTCCAGATGAATTAGAAGGAAATGAGAACACCTCTGGTGCACAAGATGAAAGAGTTTTGAGTCACAGAAGGCAAGGAGTTAGGAGCAATAATGTGCTTGATGAGAACTCGTCTGCGAATGAAACACCAACCTCGGGAACCTCGGGTGAAGCCAGAGATTGCCATGAAGAGCAGTCAGAACCTATTGAAGTGTCAGCTGCGCTACCTAGTGCTAGTCCTCAAGTCAAAACTCATAGAGGAAGAGATGTTTCTGGGATTAATGTTCACCACGACTCGTCTAAATCACCTAATAGCCTCAGTGACGTCGTTTGGCATTTATCTGATCTTTCTGTTAGACCCGTCATGCCCAGCAGAAAATCTGACAAAGAAGCTGTGCCTTCTCTCTCATTCGAAGCACCACAGCCTTCTGATTTTGGTAAGATGGGAAAGCAAGAACTTGAACCGCTTAACAATAGAATCATAACGGTTCTAAGTGGGAGTAGTGCTGGCATCTCAGAGAAACAGAATTTGATCAGATACCTCGAGGCACTGAGTAGCAATGCTGATGCAGCCAACATATTGACCAACGGGCCAATAATGCTTGTGCTTGTTAAAGTTCTGCGATTATCCAAGACCCCGGCGTTTCGTGTACAAATTGCTTCACTAATTGGTTTGTTAATTCGGCATTCTACTGCTATTGAAGATGAGTTGGCAAATTCTGGTATCTTAGACTCTCTTACCAATGGCCTCAGAGACAAGCATGAAAAAGTGAGAAGGTTCTCTATGGCAGCCCTAGGTGAATTGATGTTCTACATCTCAACTCAAAATGAGCATAAGGATTTCAAACCAACAGAATTCCCATCCAAAGAAACCCGGTCTACATCGGGTTGGCAG GTTTCAGGTGCCTTGATCTCTCTTGTATCATCTACCTTACGCAAAGGAGAAGATGACCTGACTCAGCTCTACGCTTTAAGGACAATAGAAAACATCTGCAGTCAAGGTGCTTACTGGGCCACCCGTTTCTCTAGCCAAGATTTGATAAGCAATCTCTGCTATATCTACAGAGCAGCTGGTAAACAAGAGAGCATGAGGCAGACTGCTGGATCATGTTTGGTCCGTCTTTCTCGTTTTAACCCTCCTTGCATTCAGACGGTTGTAGAAAAGCTCTCATTGAAGGAAATAGCTTCATCTTTCGTCAAAGGTAGCGCACGGGAGCAGCAAACTTGCTTAAATCTTCTGAATATGGCTATGATTGGAAGTCACACGTGCCCAAGCTTTGGAAGGCATCTTGTGTCATTGACAGAGGAGAAAAATCTTTTCCCTAGTCTGCTTTCCATCTTAGAGCAAGGAACTGAAGTTCTGAGGG AAAAAAATAGTAGGCGGTGGCTAACAAATTTCTTTTGCAATACAAGATTTCTTACCGTGGTGGACAGATTAGCCAAAGAAAAAGACACTTATGTGCAACAATGTCTTGAGGCATTCGTGCATGTCATTGCCTCCATAATACCGGGTTTGCTGGATACGATAACCAGTGATATCCAGCAGCTAATGACAGGAAAACGCCATGCACCTGTTTCTCCCCTTAATGGTCGAGCTGCTCCAAAGACTAATCTACACTTGTTTCCTGTGGTTCTTCATCTTCTTGAAAGCTCTTCGTTTAAGAACAAAATGGTAACCCAACAAATCCTGCGCCAGCTGGCAAATGTTACAAAATTTGTGGAAGCCTCATTTCAG GGAAGAGATGACTTCCGTATAACCCTTCTTCAAGTTCTAGAATGCATAGCAGAAGACGCTCCTCTGGTTACACAAAATGCTGATATTATTTTCCGTGAGATTCTCCCATCTCTGGCTGCAATTTACAATGGGAACAAAGATGGGGATGCTCGGTTTCTCTGTTTGAAGATCTGGTTCGATACAATGACATTTCTCTTAACCGAGTGCACAGACATCGAACAACAAACCTCTGAGGATTTGAAATCAGTATCCAACTCTCATTTCCTCCCACTCTACCCTGCACTGCTCCAAGACGAAGATCCAATCCCAGCTTACGCACAAAAGCTCCTCCTCATGCTAGTTGAGTTTGACTACATCAAAATCTCCAGCATTTTGCAACAGAACACAGTTTCACAGTGCTTCGAGTTTCTTCTCGGAGACTTGTCAAGCGCGAATGTGAACAACGTCAAGCTCTGTCTCGCCTTGGCCTCAGCTCCAGAGATGGAAACTAAACTACTTTCTCAGCTCAAAGTAGTGAGGAGGATCGGGAACCTGCTAGAATTTGTGAATGCCAAAGACATGGAAGATTTCCTTGAGCCTACTTTAAGTCTCTGCAGAGCTTTCTTGTTAAGGTCACTTGGGAACAAGAAAGGTCTCCGCTCAAACTACACGAAAGAGCCAACGCTATTATCAGAGGCATCTTTCACATTCGAGGTCGATCCACAAGAATGTATAAGAGACATTGCAGACTTCGGTAGCAACATCGGCTTGCTCTTGGACCTCGCGGCCTCAGATGACACGAGCATCACAGTAGCAGATATTGCCTCTGAATGCGTCGTGTTGCTACTTAAGACTGCTTCGAGAGAAGCCGCCACGGGGTTTTTAACCAATCTTCCTAAGATCACACCGATCCTCGACTCGTGGCGCAGGAGGAAGAGCACGGAGACACAAGTGTTGGTATTGACGAGAATCTTGCATTGTTTGGGTTATGCGTGCAAGCAGTATCTATCGCATGCCATGATTTTGTCGATATCAGGATATGATATCTATAAGATCAACGCCATTGTCTCTGAGATCAAGAACTCAGACGTCGCGGGTCTTAACATCGTCGCTTCGCTAGTTGCTGTGGAGTTGCAGAGGTTGCCTCGTTGA
- the LOC106331829 gene encoding uncharacterized protein LOC106331829 (The sequence of the model RefSeq protein was modified relative to this genomic sequence to represent the inferred CDS: added 38 bases not found in genome assembly), protein MEETNRDGDGELYPSGVEQVPGEKRKREGLVSGEREAEEGILVGDTKAIKILGFDGGELSQSQSQRSLFSKRQAFEVQNNINLKGSLVKEESGEEPARAKQDYSTFNDFDKLREERNFAVGQTWALYDDKVDGMPRLYAQITKLSVPGSCLSVTWLEPDPDDKEELQSYEKDLPVSVGWFKLGKTEDIKDHRRFSHLVHCNEGSSSAGRRFSVYPREGETWAIFKGRYKRDNSWSYRDIDWSADPGSHRKYNYQFVEIVPEEDAHTDAPPVGFLHKAKGFSNVFCRFAKEVVKSYIQCSHTEQFSHRVPSFKTTGIEAEGVPRGAYELDPAALPENIKEIDVPLHLLEEANSEEEDNKHSQCVYFASKGITFQTGQIWSFGSGDDNLPRYYGKIQKITFVQAFEQDPVVKLHIGRLKARPIKSVIQWIDKEMPIGCGNFRARKVLEIFTDLDVFSRQISQDSSGDRDDYCIMPKAGDVWAIYRNWSNGIEVADLQSQSYDLVEVLDDKMDYKVLLLAPEGGFESVDSKGFGSVYVAATEHWMDGADVRFTVPKCELLRFSHRVHTLKVTKEMHGVLQEVYEPNI, encoded by the coding sequence ATGGAAGAGACCAACCGTGATGGTGATGGAGAGCTTTATCCATCTGGTGTCGAACAGGTTCCGGGTGAGAAGAGAAAGAGGGAAGGATTGGTGAGTGGAGAAAGAGAAGCTGAAGAAGGTATTTTAGTTGGTGACACCAAGGCTATAAAAATACTTGGTTTTGATGGAGGAGAGCTGTCTCAGTCTCAGTCTCAGAGGTCTTTGTTTAGCAAGCGACAGGCCTTTGAGGTGCAAAACAACATTAATCTTAAAGGGTCTTTGGTAAAAGAAGAATCAGGAGAAGAGCCAGCGAGAGCAAAGCAGGATTATTCAACTTTTAATGACTTTGATAAGCTGAGGGAAGAAAGAAATTTTGCAGTTGGTCAGACATGGGCTCTTTATGATGATAAAGTGGATGGGATGCCTAGACTGTACGCTCAGATCACAAAACTCTCAGTTCCCGGTTCCTGTCTTAGCGTCACATGGCTTGAGCCTGATCCAGACGACAAGGAAGAACTACAGAGCTATGAAAAAGACTTGCCTGTTTCTGTCGGTTGGTTCAAACTCGGCAAAACGGAGGATATAAAAGATCACAGAAGGTTCTCTCATCTTGTTCACTGCAACGAAGGAAGCAGCAGCGCAGGTAGAAGATTCAGCGTTTATCCCAGAGAAGGAGAGACGTGGGCTATCTTCAAGGGTCGCTACAAGCGTGATAACTCCTGGAGCTACCGGGACATAGACTGGTCAGCTGATCCCGGTTCTCACCGTAAATATAACTATCAATTTGTCGAAATCGTGCCAGAAGAAGATGCTCATACAGATGCTCCACCTGTTGGATTCCTGCATAAGGCAAAAGGTTTTTCAAATGTGTTCTGTCGCTTTGCTAAGGAAGTTGTTAAATCTTACATTCAATGTAGCCATACAGAGCAATTCTCCCATCGTGTTCCATCGTTTAAGACGACTGGAATAGAAGCAGAAGGTGTGCCTCGAGGTGCTTATGAGCTGGATCCCGCAGCGTTACCAGAAAACATCAAGGAGATTGACGTCCCTTTACATCTACTAGAAGAGGCTAACTCTGAGGAGGAGGATAATAAACATTCTCAGTGCGTTTACTTTGCTAGTAAAGGAATAACTTTTCAAACGGGACAAATCTGGTCATTCGGCAGCGGCGACGATAACTTGCCACGGTACTACGGCAAGATTCAGAAGATCACGTTTGTTCAGGCTTTTGAGCAAGATCCGGTGGTTAAACTGCATATAGGTCGGCTAAAGGCTAGACCTATCAAAAGCGTCATCCAGTGGATTGACAAGGAGATGCCCATCGGGTGTGGGAACTTCAGAGCAAGAAAAGTTCTCGAGATATTCACTGATCTTGATGTGTTTTCACGTCAGATAAGCCAAGACTCATCCGGAGATAGGGATGATTACTGCATCATGCCCAAGGCTGGTGATGTCTGGGCGATATACAGAAACTGGAGTAATGGCATTGAAGTCGCTGATCTTCAATCACAGAGTTATGATCTTGTGGAAGTTCTTGATGATAAAATGGACTACAAGGTGTTGCTGTTGGCTCCTGAAGGTGGGTTTGAATCAGTTGATTCTAAGGGTTTTGGTTCGGTGTATGTGGCTGCTACTGAGCATTGGATGGATGGCGCAGACGTGAGATTCACAGTTCCGAAATGTGAACTGCTTAGATTCTCGCATCGAGTTCATACTTTGAAAGTAACAAAGGAGATGC
- the LOC106329711 gene encoding uncharacterized protein LOC106329711 produces MDITIMNELHREKEASETSTTAQSSDRSMVWTICPFCSVRYKSYISLLNKPTRCQSCYLKFLASESLVKGTTTRDKATQTSLSTIEKSMCSQNHITRSNVVAPTPKSQVQPQTATSSLSPRLCAMCPFCKLKYRFPIKWTNKWFVCKCKKKFKTVEVSSSSPQQKAATSKIQATHFSGKASSPGLSCAVKVGEKRQMNECGESYNAGNCSALHKNKTVTSDSGDAREDSESVKQVHVVDLSTTEDPISNAINLNQKMDRNQDTQVGTVVENSEDVVDNNRRGFNDNGDAGSIAKYHKHSEDVLDKPVDNNRRGFNDDGDAAGRLEASEWGKQLCEADSPEVTLPNVISNNQKLNEKNKTPGLCDSGSGDDVPVQPKMSECAGLKFNDFNKRREDAKFSECQAWALYDKADGMPRQYALIRKVSSPSFGLRITYLEPDPVDEKEIQWFEEDLPVSVGNFRFGKNQNTKDLSIFSHAIRCQGSIMTGNFTVSPRKGETWALFKNWDIINWSSEPDFHRSYEYDIVEILSNTSDEGVSVAFLHKAKGFASVFFRMGASEAEVIQIPSHSLYRFSHMISSFKMKRVDVKGVPKDAYELDQAALPKAIEERVVPLHLYAETKPEALCFPNKGKVFQTGQIWSFYSGCNDSLPLHYCRIQKITLVQAFEEEPVFKLHVGRLKAKPFDEEVIQWEDKRMPVGCGTFLVRRINDVITADDVSHQIVPQNSLDGSEYTVLPKIGEVWAVYRFWTCKKEFKDVGCCEYDIVEVLDDNLGYKVLALEHVLSSSEGGEKRILFRAAESRHRDCDDEDGREVIFTIPKSKILRFSHQVPASRVTEEMQGELREVFEVDYRALPANVRRAQDH; encoded by the exons ATGGATATCACCATCATGAACGAGCTTCACAGAGAGAAAGAAGCTTCAGAGACTTCCACTACTGCTCAATCAAGTGACCGTTCAATGGTTTGGACTATATGTCCTTTCTGTAGCGTCAGGTACAAATCCTACATAAGCCTTCTCAACAAACCCACACGATGTCAATCTTGCTACTTGAAGTTCCTTGCTAGCGAGTCTCTTGTCAAAGGCACTACGACAAGGGATAAAGCAACTCAGACAAGCTTGTCTACCATAGAGAAAAGTATGTGCAGTCAAAACCATATTACTAGGAGCAATGTGGTTGCACCGACACCGAAGAGCCAGGTTCAGCCTCAGACTGCAACATCTAGTCTCAGTCCAAGACTTTGTGCTATGTGTCCATTTTGTAAGCTCAAGTATCGTTTCCCGATCAAATGGACCAACAAATGGTTCGTTTGTAAGTGCAAGAAGAAGTTCAAAACGGTTGAAGTGAGTTCCTCCTCGCCCCAACAGAAGGCAGCTACGAGTAAGATTCAAGCCACACATTTCTCTGGGAAGGCAAGCTCTCCTGGTTTGAGCTGTGCTGTGAAGGTTGGTGAGAAGAGACAGATGAACGAGTGCGGGGAAAGTTACAATGCTGGAAACTGCAGTGCTCTACACAAGAACAAAACGGTTACCAGTGATAGTGGAGATGCAAGAGAAGATTCTGAAAGCGTAAAGCAAGTCCATGTGGTTGATCTTTCTACTACTGAAGACCCAATTTCAAATGCCATAAACCTGAATCAGAAGATGGATAGGAATCAAGATACTCAAGTGGGAACAGTAGTGGAGAACTCTGAAGATGTTGTTGACAATAACAGAAGAGGATTCAATGATAATGGAGATGCAGGAAG CATTGCCAAATATCATAAACACTCTGAAGATGTTCTTGACAAGCCTGTAGATAATAACAGAAGAGGATTCAATGATGATGGAGATGCAGCAGGAAGGCTAGAAGCGTCAGAATGGGGGAAGCAACTATGTGAGGCTGATAGTCCTGAAGTAACATTGCCTAATGTCATCAGCAACAATCAAAAGTTGAATGAAAAGAACAAAACCCCTGGTTTATGTGATTCAGGTTCAGGAGATGATGTACCAGTACAACCAAAGATGTCTGAGTGTGCTGGTCTGAAGTTCAACGACTTTAATAAACGGAGGGAAGATGCAAAATTTTCAGAATGCCAGGCGTGGGCTCTCTATGACAAAGCAGATGGGATGCCTAGACAGTACGCTCTAATCAGAAAAGTTTCATCTCCTTCCTTTGGCCTTAGGATCACATACTTAGAACCAGATCCAGTTGACGAGAAAGAGATCCAGTGGTTTGAAGAAGACCTGCCTGTTTCCGTTGGTAACTTCAGGTTTGGGAAAAACCAGAACACGAAAGACCTGTCCATATTCTCACATGCCATTCGTTGCCAAGGAAGCATCATGACCGGTAACTTCACAGTCTCCCCAAGAAAAGGCGAGACTTGGGCGTTATTCAAGAACTGGGATATTATCAACTGGTCTTCAGAGCCAGACTTTCACCGCAGTTACGAGTATGACATCGTTGAGATCTTGTCTAACACCAGTGATGAAGGAGTATCTGTTGCATTCTTGCACAAAGCAAAAGGCTTTGCAAGTGTCTTCTTCCGGATGGGAGCTAGTGAAGCAGAAGTTATTCAGATTCCATCTCACAGCTTATACCGTTTCTCTCATATGATCTCTTCCTTCAAAATGAAAAGAGTTGACGTGAAAGGTGTGCCAAAAGATGCTTACGAGCTGGACCAAGCTGCGTTACCTAAAGCAATCGAAGAGAGAGTCGTCCCTTTACATCTATACGCAGAGACTAAACCGGAAGCTCTTTGCTTTCCCAATAAGGGGAAGGTCTTTCAAACCGGCCAGATCTGGTCGTTCTACAGTGGTTGTAATGATAGCTTGCCTCTCCACTACTGTAGGATTCAGAAGATCACTCTTGTACAAGCGTTTGAGGAAGAACCAGTGTTTAAACTACACGTGGGCCGGTTAAAGGCTAAGCCTTTCGATGAGGAGGTGATCCAGTGGGAGGACAAGAGAATGCCTGTTGGTTGTGGGACTTTCTTGGTGAGGAGAATCAACGATGTGATCACTGCAGATGATGTTTCACATCAGATAGTGCCTCAAAACTCGTTGGATGGAAGTGAGTACACCGTTCTCCCCAAGATTGGGGAAGTTTGGGCTGTGTACAGATTCTGGACTTGCAAGAAAGAGTTCAAGGACGTGGGGTGCTGTGAGTATGACATTGTCGAAGTTCTTGATGATAACTTGGGGTACAAGGTTTTAGCGTTGGAGCATGTGTTGTCTTCCAGTGAAGGTGGAGAGAAAAGGATACTCTTTAGAGCAGCTGAGAGTAGGCATCGTGATTGTGACGATGAGGATGGGAGAGAAGTGATATTCACAATCCCGAAGTCGAAAATTCTGAGATTCTCGCATCAGGTTCCTGCTTCTCGAGTAACGGAGGAGATGCAAGGAGAACTGAGAGAGGTTTTTGAAGTTGATTATAGAGCATTACCTGCAAACGTGAGGAGGGCTCAAGATCATTGA
- the LOC106333176 gene encoding uncharacterized protein LOC106333176, whose protein sequence is MMDITSKRKAVSETLIKGTGTAAFYSASDETVHSPRLTCAVSVGDKRKRNEHGVSNDVSGGLKFNDFEKLRKEVNFLVGQTWALYDQVDGMPRSYARIRKVAAPIFELRITNLEPDPDDEREMLWFEQDLPVSAGQFRLGKNENMKDCSMFSHVIHCKEGGNTGHLTVSPRKGETWALFKNWDIINWSSEPDSHGSYKYDIVEILSDTTDGADGVSVAFLHKAKGFASVFFRMGTGDDSDIIQILPQNIYQFSHMIPSFKLTGFEAKGLPKDAYELDQAALPATTVQEKAVPSHLIPVPKPEVIKTGQFWAFGGNYDDTPRYYGRIQKITVTQTFEQTAETKVHVCRLKATSFPQNVIKWKDKSMPVGCGTFSMHKNCSTLYPQHLTHQIFPQTSMDGNEFTILPKVGQLWVIYRLWAPHFGVGALDEHCLDFDMVQVLDDAFNYKVLALEQVLVTSEEKNKFFRAAKSRPSYCYDEDGPGVIFTIPQSKMLRFSHPIPASRVTKEVDGEMIVLSEVDNKALPYGW, encoded by the coding sequence ATGATGGATATCACTTCGAAAAGGAAAGCTGTCTCAGAGACTTTGATCAAAGGGACAGGTACTGCAGCATTTTATTCTGCTTCTGATGAAACTGTTCACTCCCCTCGTTTGACTTGTGCCGTGAGTGTTGGCGACAAGAGGAAGAGGAATGAGCATGGTGTGTCAAATGATGTCAGTGGTGGTCTCAAGTTTAACGACTTTGAGAAGCTGCGGAAAGAAGTAAACTTTTTGGTTGGGCAGACTTGGGCTCTTTATGATCAAGTTGATGGGATGCCTAGGTCGTATGCCCGGATCAGGAAAGTTGCAGCTCCTATCTTTGAGTTAAGGATCACGAACTTAGAGCCAGATCCAGATGATGAGAGAGAGATGCTATGGTTTGAACAAGACTTGCCTGTTTCTGCTGGTCAATTCAGGCTTGGGAAAAATGAGAACATGAAAGACTGTTCGATGTTCTCACATGTTATACATTGCAAGGAAGGAGGCAACACTGGTCATCTCACTGTTTCCCCAAGAAAAGGCGAGACTTGGGCTCTATTCAAGAACTGGGATATTATCAACTGGTCTTCAGAGCCAGATTCTCACGGCAGTTACAAGTATGACATTGTTGAGATCTTGTCTGATACCACTGATGGAGCTGATGGTGTATCTGTTGCGTTCTTGCATAAAGCAAAAGGCTTTGCAAGTGTCTTCTTTCGAATGGGAACTGGTGATGATTCAGACATAATTCAGATTCTGCCTCAGAATATATATCAATTCTCCCACATGATCCCTTCCTTCAAACTGACAGGCTTTGAAGCAAAAGGTTTACCAAAAGATGCTTATGAGCTGGACCAAGCTGCGTTACCTGCAACAACAGTCCAAGAGAAAGCCGTCCCTTCCCATCTAATCCCAGTCCCTAAACCAGAAGTTATTAAAACTGGTCAGTTCTGGGCATTTGGTGGAAATTACGATGACACGCCTCGGTACTACGGTAGGATTCAGAAGATCACCGTTACTCAGACATTCGAGCAGACAGCAGAAACAAAGGTGCATGTATGTCGTTTAAAGGCTACTTCATTCCCTCAGAATGTCATCAAGTGGAAGGACAAGAGCATGCCTGTTGGCTGTGGAACATTCTCGATGCATAAAAATTGCTCAACGCTCTATCCACAACACCTTACACATCAGATATTTCCTCAGACCTCTATGGATGGAAATGAATTTACCATTCTCCCCAAGGTTGGTCAGTTGTGGGTGATTTACAGACTTTGGGCTCCTCACTTTGGTGTCGGAGCACTAGACGAACACTGCTTGGACTTTGACATGGTCCAAGTTCTTGATGACGCCTTTAACTACAAGGTTTTAGCGCTGGAGCAAGTCTTGGTTACTAGTGAAGAGAAGAATAAGTTCTTTAGAGCGGCTAAGAGTAGGCCATCTTATTGTTATGATGAGGATGGGCCAGGAGTGATATTTACAATCCCACAGTCGAAAATGCTCAGATTCTCTCATCCGATTCCTGCTTCCCGTGTAACCAAAGAGGTAGATGGAGAGATGATAGTGCTCTCTGAAGTTGATAATAAAGCGTTACCTTATGGGTGGTGA